TCAAAAGCAACAGTCATTAACCATTATAAACCAAGGACACTATAAACCAACTGCAATTGATACGATTTATTACATCAGGCATCAACGTTGTTTACTGAAAATACCTATATCACCTGTTAAGTATGTATTTTGCATAAAACCCGTGGCGTTTTACATTTTAACAATTAAAATCAGGAACAGAAAAACCCTAAGACATTGTTTGTGACATTTTTCCCTGTTAGGTGTCAATGTAGATTATCCAATTGAGATTATCCTGTTCCAATTAAAAATTATTTGGCAAAATAAAGCATAATTTGATTATCTTCAGACTCAAATGCAAAGACAAGATCCAGGGTTGGATAGCAAATATCAAAACATGTCACACAGTCGAATCTCGGCAGTGGTTTGTCAGAAATTATGTTAAGAATGTGTCTAGAAAGTTAGATTATTTTTGCTTAATGCATTATATGCTGAAAATATTGAAGAGTTAATAAGTTACCAGTTAATAATAACTTGTATTTTTTTCCGAAAGAGTGTTATGTTTAAAGGTGAAGGGTTAATTGAAAATTATAATGTAAAACAAaacgagggggtggggtgggtaggGTGACAGACTGCTGCTCGGTAGTTAGTGCGCCTGATAATTGGTTCTGTAGCAAATCAAACAATGTATGTATTTATATAAAAATTAAACGCAGTAACACTCGGACTCAAACACAGGATTATTTGGGTTGTGTAGCGGTTAAACAGGGTTTATTGCATCAATTGTATACTCTGATAATGCAAGGATGGTTAGCTACAAATAATTAAAGGAATAAAATCAACAAGAGTCCCCAGTAACTAATGATTATTGATACTAAAATCCCATTGAGCACTTTGAACTTGCACTGCTATCCTCTTATGCTCATTCTAATAAGACCTATGAGTATAAAATATCTAACGATATAGCACAGCAATATATTGAATAAGCAAATGAATTTCATCGAGTTGCATATAAAGtttactttgtgtgtgtgtgtgtgtgtgtgtgtgtgtgtgtgtgtgtgtgtgtgtgtgtgtgtgtgtgtgtgtgtgtgtgtgtgtgtgtgtgtgtgtgtgtgtgtgtgtgtgtgtgtgtgtgtgtgtgtgtgtgtgtgtgtgtgtgtgtgtgtgtgtgtgtgtgtgtgtgtgtgtgtgtgttggcctCAATGGCCATGGTGGAATATTACCCCATACAATCAGTGAATGCGGAAACCACCGAATAGTCATAACTTCGGGTGTGTGTACAAAACAAATTTCCTCTTCGATCCTGCAGTAATAGCACCTCAAAAGTCACTTATTGCACATCTGTACCAATAAAAAAATGTGAGAGGCAATCAAAAAGCTGTGGAGCTGACCAAGTCTTTTGCTTATTTTGTTGTTGTATCGTGCAACTGTCTTTAGCTTTGATGTCGGGTTTTCCGATCGAAGGGAAGTATTAAACAAGTCCACTCATCTGTGATCTTAGGAAAGGCAGAGGAGAAGGGAATGTTGCGAGCGGATAACTTACTGAGTTGGAAAAGCTTATCAGAGGAGGCGACACTTGCGGCATACTGAAGTTTAAGGCGCCAGGTGGTGAGTTTTCGTGATATAAAATGGGAACTCTCACGATTCTCTGTGCACTGTGAGAAAGATTGACCGCGTCCAGGTCTGCGGCCAACTGCCTTTTCCACTTATTTCTCCGGTTTTGAAACCATATTTTGACCTGAGTTTCGGTCAGGTGAAGCGTCGCGGCCAGGCCTGCCCTTTCGGAACTGCTTAGGTAGCGTTTCATGTCAAATGTGGACTCGAGCTGGAAAACCTGACTCCTGCTGAAGACTGTGCGCGTTTTCTTTTTACGACTGGATTTCTGGTCAGCGTCCGCTTGGCTTTTCGCCGCCTCGTTGCTCTCCGCCTCTGATCTCTTTTCCTCCCGCAACTCGCCATCCTCTTGTCTGCAGATCTCCTTAGGGCCGTTTCCTTTATTCAGTACTGACGGCGAGTCCAGATCACTGGGTGTGAGAGAAAAACAATGTTCTTCCTCGGAACTTGGACATCTCTGTTTCGGACCTATGGGACAAATAGAGATAGGTGGGTGTAAGCTGTTGTGTTTTGCATTGTAGTAACATTAACTCCCCACCAATGAATACTAATATTTCTACTCTCCAATTTTGTTTAAACTGATTGAATGTCGTTCTATGTGTCATCGCGAAGGTTGCATAAGCTTTTCCGTCAGTAATTTTGAAAGCTGAGCTTTGGTTTAATTTGCAATTTAAACATCTACAGATAAATGCAGAAAAAATGATGCATTTCAATTCCTATTCCTTCCGAACAATATGCCCAACTGTTGGCGTATACCGCCAATGGGAATCTGTTTTGATATTATTAAGCGGGTTTAatgtaaaataaactgaaataagaTTTGCCATTTTGTAGCAGAAACACAATTTAGACTCTAATTCCTTGATGCAGTGCAGTACATATAAAATATGGGaggattaaaaaaacacaaaacaccaaaAGAACACGCTGTTCTTCGACGTGTTCCCTCAGCAAATCCGCACCGATTTCCCGCAAGGTTTACACAGCGCTGAAAGTGACGTCGGATACTCTGTGAAATGGCAGAGTGCCTTTGCATTATAGATAATTATCGACAATCGCAAGGCGTTAGTGTCGGATTTTCACAGATTGACTCATTTTATAAAGGGAACCGGTGCAGACAATTGGGCTGGACGTGGTTGCTACGTTGTATTTGATTGCCCGCGATCAACAAATGGACGCAGAAGACTCTGACAGGGCTGATTCTGCAGTCCTGTCGCCCGATGCGATCTGCTGCTAGGTTTGTTACACTGAGCTAGAAATGGAAGGGATCCGCGGCGCAATCTGCTTCTCAGCCTCCGGCTATTGCTAACATTTTCTGCTCATTCTGTCAAGACACTTGAAGGAAGCGCTAAGCGAAGAGCGGAGGTGGGGGAAACAAAGCTTAAAACCTTCTTATTTCTGCCAGGCGCTCAACTCTGCTCAATGAAGAGCGAGGGCGTCGGCGGATGGGCCCGGTGTGACACCGATTGACTGCCGGTTTCGTGCTGTTCATGACCGCCGCAATAAAAGGGTTGACTTACAGTCTGGGCTGGGACATGCCGGCCGTGCTTGTGTATACCACTGTAACGTGCTTCCTCGGAGTGGGTAGGTGTGCACACAGAGGTCCTGAACGGATATCTGACAGCAGCCTTGGTTGTAATGGTTGTCAGGAGCCCCGTTGTGGAAACAGTTTGGTCTGGGGCCGACGTCTTCCGCGTTCTTCTCCCGTCCGCCCGTCTGCTTTCCTTTCCCATTGCTCCGCAGTAGATTCTCGATAAAAAACGAGGACACCTTGGCGGGCGGCGTGCTTTGACCCTCCGTCACTTTATCCGGCATGATACCCTCGTAAGTGAATGGAGGTAGTGGAGATCAGAGCAATCGTCTTTTGAATTGTGTTCTTTGATTAGTCGACGGGGACGGACCTTCCTTCTGGCTGGAGGGCGATTCTTCGAGAGATCATAGCAAACCTGCGCCTAAAAGCAACGCCGACCGAACTGCTCTCCCTCCGAAAAACATAAGCACGAACACATCGTTCTCTCGGCGCCAGACAGCGAGGAGAAAGTggaaaggggggagggtggagtagggtgtgtgggggggggggggggtgttagctTGTGAATGGTAATGATGAAATTAAAATGTCAGACGAGTTAAATGCTTAACATGCAAAGAATATACCACGGATTGGACGGACACAATGGCAAATGGGATTACTCAAGAAAATAAAGGAATTGCTTGCAATGATTTCATTGCACTGTTTGGTACCGTGTGCCCGAGGCCACAGCAGCTTGTCAGTCAGGGGCTTTATTTAGGTCAATTAGGAAACAAATCACAAATCAGAATGCTCAGGCATTGCGCACGGTGAGAGAGGGaccgtggggagggaggggggggggggagacttcaTTTGACCCGATACCATTTACTATTGGGTAACAACGAGCATTAAACTTGCTGTTCGTcgccaccacccctccctccgctctctctccccacctccaccctccgcCTCGGCATCAAGGATCCTCCCcactctcacacaaacacacgcttACGCCCAAATAAAGCAAGAAAAATTGTCAATTGCAACGCGACAGCCATACGCAGAAAGTTGAAAGCTTTCGCGGGTGTTTTTGTTTTGCTAGCTTCGGCATTTTATCTCTTGGCTATTGCAAACTTTATAAAGCAATGCTGAGATGAAAAGCAAGACGTTGTGCGTTGACTGGTTTACACTGTGAGTGGATTCAGTGATGTTTTCTCTGTGCCGTTACCAGGCAGCTTTATCTAACATGATCATTCATTTACAAAGTCGGTTTGTAATCGTTATTTTCGATTTACCATTAGTTCGCTTTAACGGCTCGAGATCTTCATTATTCCAGCGAAATTAAATGTGATTTTTGCACTCCGCCGCCGGCGAATCGAAAGACTTTCCTTTCCTTTGGAGTCACGGTGGCGTTAAAAAATGTTGAATGAAGCGTCTCCACATTGTCTTTTCAGCAGCGCCATCCAATTTAAAATATGTGCAGAATAATTTACTGAGGGGTAATTGCGCAACCTTGCATAAAGTAAGTTGAACTTGGCTGTACATTTACCGTGAAGTCGCCTCTTACTGAGCATTCTATCCAGTAATCGGTTTTAAACTCCCTTTCATTGTTGTTGCCTTGTAGTTTTAAGCCCGATCATGCTCGGTTCAAAGGCCGGCCAGTTACTGCAAATGTCAGCTTAACTCGGCGTCCTTGTGGATTGTGTTTTATATTCACCCGGGTTCATGACAATTCAATATATGGTGCCGATTCTCTGAACCAGGCACCGACTCTTTTTTATTGTATGTTGGTTAATGACCAATCAAAAAAGTTAAATTGAATAAAACACTCTGAATGTTCAAATTGTAACAGGATATAACGTGGATCCATTGATAAATAAAATAACCAGAACAGTATCTAAAGAAAACCGTGAGAATAATATGACTGTATCAAATTGTTACTAGTTGTGTTTatatgtttgtttatttattgtgcaaTTGAGTTGGCAGCTCGCAATTTGTCGTAAGCCTGACCACTTGAATACATACACTGGGTTTAAATGTCAATCTTGGGAACATGTTCATGTAGATTGTAATACGGAGAACACTTCACAATCGTATATCTGCTGAAGTGGCGTCATTCTTGGCTAAGGAATGAGAATGGAACGAGATATTTGCAATAAATCGCTGTGCTTTTCGATATTGCTGTATTATCACTGTTGAAGAACAACGATTTTTCATAGTCCATAAGCATGTGTTtaaaactgtagatagacaccgCTCAGATAGACAGATACAACTGCACGTGATTTCACCTTTAAAGTTGCTTTCATTAATTATTAAGCGGCAcattaaattatttctgaagaagggtctcgacccgaaacgttacccattccttctctccagagatgctacctgtcccgctgatttactccagctttttgtgtctatcttcagtttaaaccagcatctgcagtttcttcttacacattaaATTATTTGTATCCAGGCAGAAGTTGCAAAATAATCGTATGGCCACATTCTTCCCTTTATTCTGGAGTATTACAATGATTTAGATCTCTGGGAAGAAATAGAGCTAATGAAAATGGAGACGATTGCACTACATGTAAGATTTTTATATCATCTTTTATTCGTTTTTTGATACCTTGTGTGTATCAGCAGGAAAGTATGAGGGGAATAGGGTTCAGACGCAGGACTGAAATGATAAACGGCGAACAGAAGAAGTCTTTCCTGAATTTGAAATGCGCGGTCGCCTTCCCAAGAGCAATTAGTAATTATAGCCGCTGGTAAAATCGATAATATGTTATTTCAGCATCAAAAGTACACAATATTTATATTATAGCGAGAAGAACGTCAATTACAATGTATATGAGTTTTCGTATCTTAGTTACACAAAACATATTTACATATTACAAAAATATCTAAACAATATTTTTTCCAGAttgtgaaatgaaagaaaaaatccGATTGCTCAGACATATGGTCAATGTAATATTAAACCCTAAATGCAATGCATCAGTTGAAAGTAAAATATTTGTGATCAATATGGTACCTGGAGACAGTCATCCTCCAATTGAGCAATGTATCTGGTTTTCTTAAATGTCCCGGAGAGGAAAGCCATGTTTTGTCATCAGTACAATATTGCAGTAACGTAGAGGCAAAGATTTGGAAATATTAATTTGAACATGGACAAATAAAGCAGTGTCTGTTTTTCAATAGTTGAGTTTGATTTCCTCCTCTCCACCATATCCTTTCAACGGAGTCCATACTCATATAACATGGCAGAAGCAGGAATTGACGAGATGACTGGAATATCAACCACGCAATCTGCTTCTTTCTAGAGCAGTGACATctaacattatttatttatttacgcaCAGTCGCTAGGTTGTAACCCAGGCAGCAAACAAAGACATAGTCTCTACCGTTTATACACCACAACGAAATCACCCTAACTACTGTTGTTCCATCTTTTATGTAATGCCTGGCATTTTCACATTTCAGTCGAACGGGTGACACTTCGGTAGGATGACCGGGAAATATTCTCTCTGATATATACATTGGCCAATATGTATAACATTTTTTAAGGGATATTTGTACATGTTGTTCAAATAGTGAAatattttgtgttgtttttagGCTGGATAATTGGTGTTTCAGCTGGAGCCGATAACTTAGTGGAAGTGAAGCTCGTTCTCCGTCCATTCAAAGTTGAATCATTATTTGGACCTCCCAGGTAAAAACAAAATCACTTGTGCACATTTCTACTGGTGTTAACTTGAGCAATAATCGAAATGACACTCACTACACTTGATTAACCAATGGGAAATATATGACAAACTCTCCAATTGTAAGATGAGCTATGCAGCTTAACTTGCAATTGAACTAATAACCTAATTTGGAAATAAAGTTAATTTGGGTGCATATTGTAGAGATTAAttagagtcatggaatcatggatagatacggcacggaaacaggccttgggGGGGAACCGAGTCCAAGCCAGCCATCAGCCTATCATTTTGGGCGTTATAAGAATTATCTGCCACCACTCCTCGAAAACTTGTAAATATACatcgtattttattttatttcaattcCATTTCAGTTGCCCGAATCAGCAATGGCGATcgtgcctttttttttaaatcccggaGTTCTACAAATTTGAATGTGGAATTATTTCATTTGCTCCCCTTTTACATCATATATCTGTTAATAAGCAATCCAATTAACTGCTCAGTCTGTGGTTGTCAGTGTTTTAATAGTTCCTCATTCAAATCCCTACGCTGCCATAGTTTCCACTGTTAGGATTGTTCTTTAAAAAATACGAAAATAAATTCGAGGAAGAATATTTCCCTGTGcagtatttccttcactccaatcCTTTTTTTAAAacgttttttaaattttattctgCATTTATTATTACTTCGTTTTAATTGCAGTTTGGGACCTTCGAGTTTAGCCACAAATAATACAATAACGAATATTGTTGTTAATTATTCTTGTTTTAGAAAATTTAATGAATTGGTATTTGCTTCACTCGCGATTGGGGTCAAAGTCAATCTGGTAACAAATTTAGTAACGACTCGTTGACTGAATAAATGggcctagcttagatgggcatcttggtcgacaaggGTGAGTGGGGCTGAAGGGaccgtttccgtgctgcatgactgtcTAGCTAATGGATAGCATCGTTTCGATGTTTATATCCAAACATCCATATCTCTTAAATATGCCTGCAGCATCTGTCTCTTATGTCAATTCCCACCAACTACGGAAACATGTATCAATTATTCATTTGATCTTCGTCCTCCTAACCAATAACCAACTTAATCTCGTTAGTCTATTCATTTGTTTAAAAGTGTGGTGAATTTCATCATTTTGGATATAGGAGCGAGTGCTGCAGACGCTTGTGGCGGTAAAAGCCGTCTAATGATTCTGCCATCATTCAACTTTTATTCCTCTCCGGTTTATTTTTaataactttattttttttaataaacgacacaaaatgttggagtaactcagcagatcaggtggtatctctggagaatatggatttgtgaagtttcgggtcgagacccttcttcagaatcacatTTTTCgtaccgaaatgtcgcctatccatgctctccagagattctgtccgacccgctgagttactccagctttttttttgtaaacaagcatctgcagttccttgtttctaacttCATGTTCGGTTCATTTACTTGTTCTGGAGTAATATTAATTCATTGACTTTCCAAATGTTACCCAATGTTGCTGGAGCTGTCCACCCCGCCCCGCCACGATCACCCAGAGAAATCGAACATTTTTGTGTGGCAATTTTATATTTCGtgtaacacaaaaaaaaacattttgttcaTAAAAGGGACCATGTAGGACATCGTGAATATTTATTTGCGccacgtcacacacacacgcacgcacacacacacacacacacacacacacacacacacacacacacacacacacacacacacacacacaccaattaaAAACAAATGCAAATTATGTAAAGACTTTTTCATTGCGTTGTTCGCACTTGAATTGTTATCGCGTATATGTTCTCTTCAGAGAGGAAGTGTTCTTGTCAATTCCTCCGCATCAGTTCCCTGAAGTAATCACGTGGAGTGTATTGTTCATTTTGCGTTTATTCCAGTTCTACCTGTCACGGTAAATAACCAGCCATCAATCAACGGGTGGCATTTCATTTTTCCGTCCAGTCAGAGCATGTCTATTAGCAAATGAAGAATTCTATTTCACACACCTGGGCTCTTGTTGGTGTGTGAACAACATGTTGAGAATTATGCAATTGTAGCATCGCAGTGGGAAGCCAGAAGCCTCATTAAATCgctatc
The sequence above is a segment of the Amblyraja radiata isolate CabotCenter1 chromosome 1, sAmbRad1.1.pri, whole genome shotgun sequence genome. Coding sequences within it:
- the hmx1 gene encoding homeobox protein HMX1 yields the protein MPDKVTEGQSTPPAKVSSFFIENLLRSNGKGKQTGGREKNAEDVGPRPNCFHNGAPDNHYNQGCCQISVQDLCVHTYPLRGSTLQWYTQARPACPSPDCPKQRCPSSEEEHCFSLTPSDLDSPSVLNKGNGPKEICRQEDGELREEKRSEAESNEAAKSQADADQKSSRKKKTRTVFSRSQVFQLESTFDMKRYLSSSERAGLAATLHLTETQVKIWFQNRRNKWKRQLAADLDAVNLSHSAQRIVRVPILYHENSPPGALNFSMPQVSPPLISFSNSVSYPLATFPSPLPFLRSQMSGLV